Genomic window (Zymoseptoria tritici IPO323 chromosome 1, whole genome shotgun sequence):
AGAGATTCTTCCCAAGGTGTTCTCCAGTCAATGTTTGCGGGTTTCTTAATCATCTGTCGACATTTCCTGTACATTCTTGATCAGGCGCGTAAGGTACCAAGTCGATTGCATGTCTCATCGTTGACCATGTTCAATGTTTTCTCGTGTTGGAGAATGTCATGCCTCAGGCTAGCCGAATTAGCTTTGCTAGCGCGCGGCATCAAAACGACAGCTCCCGCAAAAGTCGTCGAGTCGACCGTCAAAGCGACATCTTCAAATCAACAACACAAACGCCGAGATTGCCAACCTGCCTGCCCTCAATCCCACCCACACACTCACACACGCATTGTCACATTGGTGACAACCATCCTACTCACGCTGACAAACCTCCACAGCCGCCCGCGATGAGCGACTGGGGAAAAGCGCAAACGGCCGAGGGCAAAGTCTACTACTGGAACAAAGTCACAAAGGCCACATCATGGACCGCTCCCGATGGTTTCGTCGACGAACCCTCCGCGCCCGTCGCCGCTGCCCCCGTATCGACGAGTCTGGCGGATTGGAGTGAAGCGAAGACCGAAGATGGACGGACGTACTACTTCAACAAGGTCACGCGCGTGACGGCTTGGGAACCGCCGCAGGGTTGGGGTCAGCAGAAAGCTGCGCCGGAATTTGTTGCGGGTGGTGGAGCTCcgggaggaggcggtggagtggGGTATCCTTCGATGGAGAGGGAATACGAGAATAATGATCGGAgaatggcgaggagggatAACCGCGACCATGGCCTGCCTATGAAGCCGAGTTTTGATGGACCGAGAGATGGTGGGAGACCGTGGGAAGGTCGTGAGCCGAGACAAGATGGTGGTGGTTTCCGCGGTGCGATGCCAGTCAAGACAGACGAGCCGGAGTATGCGACCGAGGCACAAGCAGAGGAGGCTTTCTTCAAGTTGCTGAAGTCGCACAAGGTCACGCCGGACACGCCGTGGAAGGATGCTGTTCGGAtggtggtgagggagagggattTCCGCGCCATCAAAGATGCCAAGGACCGAAAGATGGCGTTTGAGAAGTACTGTCACGAAGTGCGCGCacaggagagggagaaggagaaggagcggagaggaagaatcAAGGAGGATTTCCGACAGATGCTCACGACGCATGAGGAGATTCAGCATTACACGCGCTGGAAGACTGCGCGGCCGCTGATCGAGCGGGAGATTGTGTTCAAGGCggctggagaggaggaggacaagAGGCGTATGTTTGATGAATACATTCTGGAGCTGAAGAAGCGACatgtggagagggaggactCTCGCAAAAAGCAGGCAATGGGAGAGCTGGGAAACATGCTCAAGGCTCTGATCCTCGACCCCAACACCAGCTGGCCCGAGGCGGAACAGACGATTCTGAACAACGAGCGATTCGTCAAGGAGGATGTCTTCAGATCACTCCACAAGGCAGATGTGTTCAGCGCTTTTGACAATCATCAGAGGGATTTGGACAGAGTAGCCAACGATGTCACCCAGCAAGAGAAGGCTCAGCGCAAGCGTCGTGTGCGCAAGGCCCGTGACGGCTACAACCAATTGCTGCGGGAGAAGCTCAATGAGGGTGCAATCAAGGCCGGCTCGAAGTGGCAGGACTTCTACCCTCTGATCAAGGATGATGGGCGCTTCGACGCCTACCTCGGACTGCCAGGTAGCTCTCCTTTGGAGCTCTTCTGGGATGTGGTAGAGGAGGAAGACCGCAAACTCCGTTCCCTACGCAACGATGCTCTAGATGTTCTCGAGGATGCGCGTTTCGAGATGATCACCACGACCAAGCTCGATGAGTTCACCGACCTCATGCGCTCCCACCCCAAGACCTCATCCCTCAAACCCGACCAACTCAGCATGATCTACGCCAAAATCATGGAGAAGATCAAAGAGCGCGAGGAAAAGGACAAACACAAAGCCGAGCGAACCCAgcgcgacctcctcgacacccTCCGCTCCGTCATGCGCAAACTCGAACCTCCAATCCACCTCGACGACACCTACGAAGACGTCGCCGTCCGCCTCTCGGGCCAACGCGACTTCGaagccgccgacgacgaagtCCGCAGACAAGCTTTCTCCAAGACCCTCCGCCGTCTCCGCGaaaaggaagaagaacgcGAAGCCTCCCGCCGCGAACGTGAACGCGAACGTGCCGACCGCGAACGCGAACGTGACCGTCACCACCGCAATGGTTCCCGCCGTGACGATCGCGacgaccaccaccgcagTGACCGCCACCGCACCCGTTCCCGCGATCACCGCGACTCCCGCCGCCTGCGTACCCGCTCCCCTGAAATCGACGCCTACGAAGCCGATCGCCGCAAAGCTCAAGAGGACCGCGTCCGTTCTTCCCGCAAGGCTTCCTTCGGACTCACGCCTCCCCCACGCGACAGAGACATCCGTGACCGTCGCGGCGACGATCGCTACGATCCTCGCGACCGGGAGAGGGATCGTGAACGCCGTCCTGTGGATCGTCAtgagggcggcggaggtggcttGTATGACCGCGAACGCCGCGAGCGCGAACTAGAGCGTGAGCGCCATTTCGTCAGCCGTGCGGATCCGAGGGATAAGGGACGTACGCTGGACtatggtgatgatgaggtggTTGGTAGTCGGCCGGGAAGCATTCGCAAGCGGAGGGAGAGTGAGGGGAGTGTGGGTagtgggaggagggaggtcaAGGTACGTCGCTCGGATCCCCGTTTCTCTTGAATGAAGGATGTCTGCTAACGAGAATTGTCTTTTTGCAGCGTCCTAGACAAGCAACCCGTACCCCGGTCCCGGACCCCACTCTGCCCAAGGAGGAACCGCCGGCGCTGCGTAGTGGGTCGGAGGACGGCGAGATCGAGGAGGTGGTCTAGAAGGGCTCTTTGCTCGGTATCAGTGCTTTTGCGGGTCGGGTCTTCTGCTTTGTGCCGGCGCGCGCGGACCGTAGAAGGGCTGCTGCTCCTGCTTCTGAGGTCGTGGATGGTACTGCTGCTGTGTACgatgaggatgtggagatggAAGATGTTTAGGAGAGCGGTGCGACGTCGTGGTTGGATGGAGATCgaaggaggacgacgaaggcgaggaggagtgCTGCGATGATGGTGGAGATCTGGAAAAACGAAGCGGACGTGCTACAACTGGGAATCGCGAACATCGCCGAGCCGTTCGGTCATCAATGGCATGCGAAAGGAAGGAGCGAAGAGCGAATTGAGCGTGAGGTCCTGATCAGACGGCTTGACCACGGACTGACCAAATCTGGCCTTTGGCCGCAACAGGGAGGACATTGTCGAGCTGGCACAACCTCACCTTGCCACAAGCGACCGGTCAACGCTCGCACAAAAGGAACGATGGAGAGCAAGAATGGATTGTGCCCACGCGCATCAATGCCGTACGTTCTACCATCCCTCATGTTAGCTGTCTCTAATTGACTGTATAACAAAAGTACCCGTTACGGAGAAAAGTGATGGATGAAAAGGAGTGACATTCGGTCGGTGAGGTACGTATGCAAATTCAAACTTCTACTCTTCTCCTCGTTGCAGTGGCGAAGCCTCCACAACAAACGTCTTTCCACTTTCCGTGCTCTTTGTCTCCAAATCCCACCGACATTTCCGCTTCTGTGTCGGTAAAGAGCTTTGCCTTTGGGGACTAGCGAACGCAGATGCCGAACGCAGAGGCCGACGTCGACGGCATGCCATCATTACCACTGAACGTTGGGCGGGGATGCCAAAAGTCCGATGGAGTCTCCGTCGTGTCGTGTTGCTCATCAAATCGTGACTCATTTCTCCGTACCGGAGACGAGGCTTGTCTTGAGCCAGCGGCAGGACTCGTACGACACGAAGACACGGACAGTGCGGCCGCATAgcacgtcttcctcgtcatcctcctcctcggcggacTCCTCCTCAAGCGCCTCGTCTCCGCCGCTCTTCACGCAGCGACGGCGCTTGGTCCCGCGAACCCCACAGCAGACGCACTCGGCGCCGCCGCCATGTTCATCAAAAAAATCCCGTGAGACGCCTTTCaggactcctcctccataaAGAAGTAATTGCCCGCAGTCTTCTGCTCCGAATCCAACTGCGAATTGAGCTTGTTGATTCTTGGACGGTAAGTGTTCGGATCTCTGCGGAAGGTGACATTCAAATTCTTCAAGAACTTGTTGCAGCCCGTCAGGAGACTCTGCGGGGAGTTGGCGCGGGCATCAATGGAAGGCTGGccgtcgaagacgatgacgcGGTCGGCGAGGTAGGTCGCCATGATGAAGTCGTGCTCGACGACGAAGGCGGTCTTTTTGGCGTGCATGATGAAACGCTTGATGACGCGGGAGGCGACGATACGCTGCTCGGAGTCGAGGTAGGCGGAGGGTTCGTCGATGAGGTAGATGTCGGCGGGGAGACCGAGGGCGAGCACGATGGCGACACGCTGCAATTCTCCTCCGGACAGGTTTTGAACTTCCTggtcgatgaagtcgtccATTTTGAGGGGCTTGTAGACGTCTGTCTGGAATTgaggggagaggaaggccgtcttgatcttcttgaaGAAGAGCTGGCGGACAGTGCCGGTGAATTTGGGGGTGATCTTCTGAGGCTTCATGCTGATGGACATGGTGGGCACTTTCTGGTCGCCATCAGGCTTGAGAGCTCCGGCGAGCATCTTACAGAAAGTGGTCTTTCCGGTACCGTTCTCTCCCATCATGACGATGATTTCCGAGTCGGTGAACTCGCCGGGTTCGATGGAGAGGTGGAACTTGTCCAAAGTCTTGGTCATCTTTGGGTAGGAGTATGCGCGAGACTGCTCAGCGAGGAATTCTTCTCCAGCCTCAGTCATGCGGAACTGCAAGCTCTCCTCACGGAAACGCAAGTTCTCGGTTGGGATGTttccgtcgaggaagatgttgaTTCCTTCGCGGACGGAGAAGGGAGCGGTGACGACACCGTACACCGCTGGCTTTCCGTAGAGAACGCAAATGTAGTCGGAGAGGTAGTCCAGAATGGACAAATCGTGCTCGACGACAATCACAAAGCAATCGGGCCGGAGGAGACTGCG
Coding sequences:
- a CDS encoding ABC transporter domain-containing protein (Non transporter ABC protein, ABC-E family, RNAse L inhibitor-type. ATP binding cassette protein consisting of 2 NBFs without membrane spans.), producing MSDKLTRIAIVNSDKCKPKKCRQECKKSCPVVRSGKLCIEVDAASKIAFISERLCIGCGICPKKCPFDAINIINLPTNLETQVSHRYSANSFKLHRLPLPRPGQVLGLVGTNGIGKSTALKMLAGKLKPNLGRYDNPPDWEEILKYYRGSELQNYFTKILEDDLKAVTKPQYVDQIPRAIKSANRSVGFQITNRSQVDEARLDEITEALELKQVWDRDVDLLSGGELQRFAIAMVCVQKADVYMFDEPSSFLDVKQRLAAGRIIRSLLRPDCFVIVVEHDLSILDYLSDYICVLYGKPAVYGVVTAPFSVREGINIFLDGNIPTENLRFREESLQFRMTEAGEEFLAEQSRAYSYPKMTKTLDKFHLSIEPGEFTDSEIIVMMGENGTGKTTFCKMLAGALKPDGDQKVPTMSISMKPQKITPKFTGTVRQLFFKKIKTAFLSPQFQTDVYKPLKMDDFIDQEVQNLSGGELQRVAIVLALGLPADIYLIDEPSAYLDSEQRIVASRVIKRFIMHAKKTAFVVEHDFIMATYLADRVIVFDGQPSIDARANSPQSLLTGCNKFLKNLNVTFRRDPNTYRPRINKLNSQLDSEQKTAGNYFFMEEES